The genome window TCTGATGCGTATATTCTACACACAAATGCAAGCGACTCAGCTTGAATAAATGACTATTGCGTCTCACTATTTTTTCCCCATAGAGAAGGCCTTGCCCACTACCCTGCCGAGGGCGTAATAGTTTCTGATCGTAGGGGCGAAGGCTACCGGCTTTATCTTTCCGATATCGGGCAAACCATCCTCCGTCACCATGGCTTCGTCGACCTTTACATCTGCTATCTCGCCAATAAACTGGGTATGAAGCCCAATTTCTACGGTATGAAGAAGCCTGCACTCGAGCACCAGGGGAAATTCTTCAATACAGGGGGCATCCACGAATTCCGCCCTGACAGGCGTGAGTCCGCTCGCAATCAGTTTATCGGTCTTTTTGCCGGAGACTATACCGAAGTAATCGGCTTCCTCTACGTGAGCTTCGTCGGCTACATGGACGGTAAAAGCTTTTCTTTGAACAATATTCCCGTATGTGTAGGTGGCCTTCCTCAGAGAGATGGCAACACAGGGCGGCTCCGAGCAGCAGATACCTCCCCAGGCCACAGTCATGGCATTAGCCCTGCCTGACGGGTCATAGGTACCTACAACAAGCACCGGCGTGGGAAACAACATGGTCTTCGCGCCTATGGATTTCTTCATGCGACAACCTCCTTGCAACCGCTACACATCCGCATCAATCTTGTCCCGTGCGGATGCGCCAAGATTAGACCTCAACATTGACACAAGATCAATACTTTTATACAATGGAACACATTCCAATGGCTGATAGTGCCGCGACAAACCGTAGCCCCAAGACCAATCGCATCATGCGCCGGGAAGTTTCTCTTTTGCGCGCCGTGACGTGTAGCCTATTCTCTCGGGCCCCGCAATGATTACCCGGATACCTCTTCGACAGATCAATATGCGCGACATAAGGTTCTGTCTCTCCTATCCGCTTCATGACGAGAAGCTTTTAGCATCCATCGGAAAGCTCGGTATTATAGAACCGATCATACTGCTTGAGCCCGCTCCGTTCACCGTGGTCACTGGATTTAAAAGGCTTGTAGCCGCTAAAAGACTGGGGCTCAAAGAGGTCCCTGCCGTAACACAGGCCTTGAGCGAGAAACAGGCTCTTTTACTCGCCGTTCACGACAACATGCATCGAGGTTTAAATATCGTGGAGAAGGCCCACACCATAGAAAGGATGGTAACGCAGGGTTTCTCTCGAGACGAGTTTGATACGGTCATGGGGCTCTTTTCTTTAAGTCCGCACGAGAAGGTCTCTACACAGCTTATTTCCATAGCCTCATCAGAGAACTTTTTGAAAGACTTTATCATCGGACAGGGACTTTCTTTGAAGAACATCGAGTATCTTCTCCGCTTGAGCAAGGATGAGAGGAAGGGCATCATAAAGGCCTTTACATCCATGCGCACGACCGAAAGTTACATCCGGGAGATCCTTGAAATGCTCCTCCTCATGAAGATTAAGACCGGCAGGTTCCCGTACAGGACTGTGGGCCGCGCCGAGAGTGCGGGCGAACTCAGACTCAAGCTCAAAAAGCGTCTTTATCCCGGCCTTCTGTCTCTTGAGAAAAAACTCGAAAAAGAGAAGGCTGCCCTGGGCCTGCCACCGGCCATAGACATAAAGGTAGACCCTTTCTTTGAAAAAGAGTATATTGATATAACAATACGGGTAAAGAGCGGGCAGGAAGCAGAAGGGTTACTGCAAAAACTCAACGAGGTTCTAAAGAAAGGACATATAGGAAATATCCTTGAGCTTACCAAAGGTAGAATTCGTTGAAGCAATGGGCAGCGTGGTGAGGGACTGTCCTGGTACCAAACACCACATCTGCTGCGGATACAAGACTATCGACCTTATCGAGGGGTGTCCTCTCTCGTGCTCGTACTGTATCATGCAGGCCTATCTGAATGCGCCTCATATCAAGGCCACAGAAGACGTCTCTCACATACTCGATCAGGTCGATCAAGCGATCGATCAGGAGCCGCGCCACATCGTAAGGTTCGGAACGGGAGAGCTCTCCGACAGCCTGGCCCTTGATAGAAGACTTGACCTGAACAGGCATCTCGTCGATTATTTCGGGCGCAAGAGAAAGGCCCTTCTCGAATTGAAATCCAAATGGGCATCGATCGACC of Syntrophorhabdaceae bacterium contains these proteins:
- a CDS encoding flavin reductase family protein — encoded protein: MKKSIGAKTMLFPTPVLVVGTYDPSGRANAMTVAWGGICCSEPPCVAISLRKATYTYGNIVQRKAFTVHVADEAHVEEADYFGIVSGKKTDKLIASGLTPVRAEFVDAPCIEEFPLVLECRLLHTVEIGLHTQFIGEIADVKVDEAMVTEDGLPDIGKIKPVAFAPTIRNYYALGRVVGKAFSMGKK
- a CDS encoding ParB/RepB/Spo0J family partition protein; this encodes MRDIRFCLSYPLHDEKLLASIGKLGIIEPIILLEPAPFTVVTGFKRLVAAKRLGLKEVPAVTQALSEKQALLLAVHDNMHRGLNIVEKAHTIERMVTQGFSRDEFDTVMGLFSLSPHEKVSTQLISIASSENFLKDFIIGQGLSLKNIEYLLRLSKDERKGIIKAFTSMRTTESYIREILEMLLLMKIKTGRFPYRTVGRAESAGELRLKLKKRLYPGLLSLEKKLEKEKAALGLPPAIDIKVDPFFEKEYIDITIRVKSGQEAEGLLQKLNEVLKKGHIGNILELTKGRIR